One part of the Gemmatimonadaceae bacterium genome encodes these proteins:
- a CDS encoding DUF998 domain-containing protein: MYLGKSMSTPSIPASTEPSATFFGTAAIGCLAYAALALLLMHVLRPDLAPTSHMISEYAVGTFGWVMQSVFVGLSLGCAALLVGLALNGPTSIVARLGVVLLAVASIGLIVSAIYPMDLPGTPSTRSGELHDLSFFVNVGSIVLAIVLLTAGFGSDFRWRSYRRTSVVLLLLIALAFVLQLLTLLVLEGAPYGLANRFFISVLLAWLIATSIRLRNLARR; this comes from the coding sequence ATGTACCTGGGGAAGAGTATGTCGACACCAAGCATCCCAGCTTCAACTGAACCATCAGCCACGTTTTTCGGCACCGCAGCAATTGGTTGCCTCGCGTACGCCGCTCTCGCTCTGCTGCTGATGCATGTGCTTCGCCCCGATCTTGCACCGACTAGCCATATGATCAGCGAATATGCTGTCGGTACTTTCGGTTGGGTAATGCAGAGCGTCTTCGTCGGACTGAGCTTAGGTTGTGCCGCCCTGCTCGTCGGGCTTGCGCTCAATGGCCCGACTTCCATCGTCGCGCGACTGGGCGTTGTGCTTCTGGCAGTTGCATCCATTGGGCTAATTGTGTCGGCGATCTATCCTATGGATCTGCCAGGCACGCCATCGACCCGGTCGGGCGAACTGCACGATCTCAGTTTTTTCGTGAATGTGGGGAGCATCGTCCTTGCAATCGTGCTGCTGACGGCGGGCTTTGGGAGTGACTTCCGCTGGCGTTCCTACCGACGCACTTCAGTTGTCCTGTTGCTTTTGATCGCACTCGCTTTCGTCCTTCAATTACTCACGCTCCTCGTCCTCGAAGGAGCGCCCTACGGACTGGCAAATCGATTCTTTATCTCGGTGCTCCTCGCATGGTTGATCGCTACCTCCATTCGATTGCGCAATCTTGCGCGCCGCTAA
- a CDS encoding DUF3326 domain-containing protein, whose protein sequence is MKNRNRTMPLLALMLTVSSLAPGCKSNGIATTGEHGGNSSTRDAGVIDAVRNMTTQRAAHTATLLPDGKVLVAGGFAGGENSLASAEVFDPTTSTFASTGNMNATRAGHAVVTSTNSSAHRCELGVVTDLSEQRRRSIDSIFDFRRRSIERTDGFNVVLIVPTGIGAEIGGHAGDAGPVARMIAEVAETLVLHPNVVNASDLNEMPQNALYVEGSVLSRLLMGTVGLQPVRSNRVLVVIDAHRDELFTNASVNSVSGARAAYGLSCTEVVCLEPTVKLRARFAPSGRSAGRAEDLEGLCELLDARVGHYDAVALSSVIDVPHDFHQGYFDAAGAMVNPWGGVEAMLTHALSSMYNVPTAHSPMFESREVANMDPGIVDPRMAAEAVSATFLQCTLKGLQRSPRIVTDLHAMNQPGIFTASDVSCLVIPDGCLGLPTLAALEQGIPVIAVSENRNLMRNDLSMLPWKKGQFLRVENYWEAVGVIAAMRAGIDPTAVRRPMSGTVVSRFALSGKQEAQSEQGSKQLTAFSA, encoded by the coding sequence ATGAAAAACAGGAATCGTACAATGCCGCTTCTCGCCTTGATGTTAACAGTCAGCTCTCTCGCGCCAGGCTGTAAGAGCAATGGCATTGCCACAACCGGAGAGCATGGTGGAAACAGCAGTACTCGAGACGCTGGCGTTATTGACGCAGTTCGCAATATGACCACACAGCGAGCGGCTCACACAGCAACGCTGTTGCCTGACGGTAAGGTTTTGGTTGCGGGCGGTTTTGCTGGTGGTGAAAACAGCCTGGCGAGCGCGGAAGTTTTCGATCCGACGACGAGTACGTTTGCATCCACCGGCAACATGAATGCTACTCGCGCGGGACACGCCGTTGTTACATCGACTAATTCGTCGGCGCACCGGTGTGAGCTTGGTGTAGTCACTGATTTGTCTGAGCAGAGGCGGCGTTCGATTGACTCTATCTTCGATTTTCGCCGCCGGTCGATTGAGCGTACTGACGGTTTCAATGTCGTACTCATTGTCCCTACGGGAATCGGTGCGGAGATCGGCGGACACGCCGGGGATGCGGGACCAGTAGCGCGAATGATCGCCGAAGTAGCCGAAACGTTGGTGCTCCACCCGAACGTTGTAAATGCCTCCGACCTCAACGAGATGCCTCAGAACGCACTTTACGTTGAGGGCAGCGTACTCAGTCGACTTTTAATGGGAACCGTCGGCCTTCAGCCGGTCCGTTCCAACCGCGTACTCGTCGTGATCGATGCCCATCGCGACGAACTTTTCACAAACGCTTCTGTGAACTCCGTGAGCGGTGCACGGGCGGCTTATGGTCTCTCATGCACGGAGGTCGTATGTTTGGAACCGACGGTAAAATTGCGCGCCAGATTCGCGCCGTCGGGGCGATCCGCAGGGCGGGCTGAAGACTTGGAGGGATTGTGTGAATTACTCGACGCTCGAGTCGGCCACTACGATGCAGTAGCACTTTCGTCGGTCATCGACGTCCCACATGACTTCCACCAAGGATACTTTGATGCTGCGGGCGCGATGGTCAATCCTTGGGGTGGGGTGGAGGCTATGCTGACACATGCGCTCTCCAGTATGTACAACGTTCCCACCGCACATTCGCCAATGTTCGAGTCTCGGGAGGTCGCTAATATGGATCCCGGAATTGTTGACCCCCGCATGGCTGCAGAGGCTGTATCGGCGACGTTTCTCCAATGCACTCTAAAGGGGTTGCAGCGAAGCCCCCGCATCGTGACGGACCTCCACGCAATGAATCAACCGGGCATTTTCACGGCATCGGATGTCTCCTGCCTCGTGATCCCCGATGGCTGCTTAGGGTTGCCCACCCTTGCTGCCCTGGAGCAAGGGATTCCCGTAATTGCGGTGAGCGAGAACCGCAACCTAATGAGAAACGATCTTTCAATGCTCCCGTGGAAGAAGGGTCAGTTTCTGCGAGTGGAGAATTACTGGGAAGCCGTAGGAGTGATCGCGGCCATGCGAGCTGGAATTGACCCTACAGCAGTTCGCCGCCCCATGTCAGGAACGGTAGTGTCAAGGTTCGCGTTGTCTGGCAAGCAGGAAGCTCAGAGCGAACAAGGTTCCAAGCAGCTCACCGCGTTTTCGGCATAA
- a CDS encoding S8 family serine peptidase — translation MTTLPAVILVDTARFTDAYSDIVAAVASARSFVTLPIYLAGAADPGLDEVVGVDGVLGVFPGDELILSMLQGLDRVAQLCLGLLDDWTVGGVARGEPYPFVFEEPEGVAAPPAVCAAVNISLTPANDSVAPTLPTDLINHATRVVAPLTLPVVAAGNHHDPMLPFETVSPWAEPDWVLAVGATTDRAGEMEWPRSARGSSRNRHVGPDILTWGQDRLSRDGFGTSFAAARMSAMAILCRGWLFQVAANIDRLAGRDFGVPLVGGAVIDRELTSVPSAPAGAYNALPVLAADPRALEHSELDAVCSALKGSDAIRVSRVLLLAAAAATSPRPVTPLSAPSLTPERLQQFLDTLSVRRLLELAWPHASSAANETPIFPPGNAIVLQRIIENSEPAWGWNIDTQTPYIRPHASLPT, via the coding sequence ATGACCACGTTGCCTGCGGTGATTCTTGTCGATACCGCTCGGTTCACGGACGCATATTCGGACATCGTCGCAGCCGTGGCCAGCGCCAGATCGTTTGTAACGCTGCCGATATACCTCGCTGGCGCCGCCGACCCCGGCCTCGACGAGGTTGTCGGCGTAGACGGAGTTCTGGGCGTTTTCCCCGGCGATGAACTTATACTGAGCATGTTACAAGGACTGGATCGCGTCGCGCAGCTGTGTCTTGGCTTGCTTGACGACTGGACCGTCGGTGGTGTCGCGCGGGGCGAGCCATACCCGTTTGTTTTCGAGGAGCCCGAAGGTGTTGCTGCACCTCCCGCCGTCTGCGCTGCTGTTAATATCTCGCTCACACCGGCTAACGACTCCGTAGCGCCGACATTGCCGACTGATTTGATCAACCATGCGACTCGCGTCGTCGCTCCACTCACCCTTCCGGTGGTTGCAGCGGGCAACCACCATGATCCAATGCTACCCTTCGAGACAGTGTCACCTTGGGCTGAGCCCGATTGGGTACTAGCTGTCGGAGCAACGACTGACCGGGCAGGCGAGATGGAGTGGCCTCGTTCGGCGCGAGGGTCGAGCAGGAACCGACACGTAGGTCCCGACATCTTGACGTGGGGACAGGACCGACTTTCGAGGGATGGATTCGGCACTAGCTTCGCTGCAGCACGAATGAGTGCGATGGCTATCCTGTGCCGCGGATGGCTCTTTCAGGTTGCTGCGAACATCGACCGGTTAGCTGGGCGCGACTTTGGAGTTCCGCTAGTGGGAGGGGCGGTTATCGATCGCGAGCTTACATCGGTGCCTAGTGCGCCCGCAGGCGCGTACAATGCGCTTCCTGTCCTTGCCGCAGACCCGAGAGCACTCGAACATTCCGAACTCGATGCAGTTTGCTCGGCTCTGAAAGGCTCAGACGCGATTCGAGTGTCACGTGTATTATTGTTGGCGGCAGCCGCCGCGACGTCGCCTCGTCCCGTTACGCCACTCTCGGCGCCCTCACTGACACCGGAACGATTGCAGCAGTTCCTCGATACTCTATCGGTACGTCGCCTACTCGAACTGGCATGGCCCCATGCATCTTCGGCTGCGAACGAAACACCGATCTTTCCACCAGGAAATGCCATCGTCCTGCAACGAATTATCGAAAATTCGGAGCCTGCGTGGGGATGGAACATTGACACCCAAACCCCATACATAAGGCCGCACGCGAGCTTACCGACATGA
- a CDS encoding M64 family metallopeptidase gives MREIIRSLPLAFCIVLQAASVAPPPNTWRLDFYHTGGKSGEVFSGDKVVVEPLPWPGSARNDIDSTGFGSYFFELRDTTSKILFSRGYSPIFAEFMQTEEAAKENRTFHESLRFPALTGKADIVIFKRDANNRFIEVWRTQIDPSDIFIDRSMPKRYEPIAVEKHGDPQNKVDILLLGDGYTAQECAGKFRRDARRMADVFFSVEPYKTHRKDFNIWGLCPPSPQSGISRPSTGVHIATPVGATYGIFGSERYVLTMDNRAFRTIASNAPYEFVEILANSKTYGGGGLYNVFATVAVDNDWANYVFIHEFGHHFAALADEYYTSPVAYQPPGKIVEPWEPNVTALLDRNNLKWKELATPGAPIPTPWPKERFEAEQRRIQARRAKIRAERQPESVMSALFREERAFDSALFASSPYAKTTGAFQGANYDAQAFYRPAIDCIMFTRDNVPFCPVCRHTIEEVIKAYSR, from the coding sequence GTGCGTGAAATAATCAGATCTCTCCCACTCGCGTTCTGCATCGTCCTGCAGGCTGCGTCCGTCGCTCCTCCGCCAAACACGTGGCGACTCGACTTTTATCACACGGGCGGCAAGAGCGGTGAAGTGTTCAGTGGCGACAAGGTAGTAGTTGAGCCACTTCCCTGGCCGGGCTCCGCAAGAAACGACATCGACAGCACCGGGTTCGGCAGCTACTTCTTCGAGCTTCGCGACACGACCAGCAAGATTCTCTTCTCCCGCGGATACTCGCCGATTTTTGCAGAGTTTATGCAGACTGAAGAGGCGGCGAAGGAGAACCGGACGTTTCATGAGTCGCTCCGCTTCCCTGCACTGACAGGCAAAGCCGACATTGTCATTTTCAAGCGCGATGCGAACAATCGATTCATCGAAGTATGGCGCACGCAAATCGATCCCAGCGACATCTTCATCGACCGCTCGATGCCAAAGCGATACGAGCCGATCGCCGTCGAAAAACACGGTGACCCGCAGAACAAGGTCGATATCCTCCTGCTCGGCGACGGATATACGGCTCAGGAATGTGCGGGGAAATTCCGGCGGGATGCCCGGCGCATGGCGGATGTTTTCTTTTCAGTCGAGCCGTACAAGACGCATCGGAAGGACTTCAACATCTGGGGGCTTTGTCCACCGTCTCCACAATCGGGAATTTCCCGGCCATCGACCGGCGTTCACATTGCGACTCCCGTCGGTGCGACGTACGGCATTTTCGGATCCGAGCGGTACGTGCTGACGATGGACAATCGCGCCTTCCGCACGATTGCATCGAATGCGCCGTACGAATTCGTGGAAATCCTTGCCAACAGCAAGACGTACGGCGGTGGCGGATTGTACAACGTCTTTGCGACGGTCGCTGTCGACAACGATTGGGCGAACTACGTTTTCATTCACGAGTTCGGTCATCACTTTGCCGCGCTTGCAGATGAATACTACACATCACCTGTTGCGTATCAGCCGCCGGGCAAGATCGTCGAGCCGTGGGAGCCCAACGTCACCGCGCTTCTCGACAGAAATAACCTGAAATGGAAAGAGCTCGCGACACCGGGAGCTCCGATTCCAACTCCGTGGCCAAAGGAACGATTCGAGGCCGAACAGCGGCGGATTCAGGCCAGGCGTGCGAAGATTCGCGCCGAGCGCCAGCCGGAATCAGTGATGTCCGCTTTGTTCAGAGAAGAGCGCGCGTTCGATTCGGCGCTCTTTGCGTCGTCTCCGTACGCAAAAACTACGGGAGCATTTCAGGGGGCGAATTACGATGCCCAGGCGTTTTATCGTCCCGCTATCGACTGCATCATGTTCACGCGCGATAACGTGCCGTTCTGTCCGGTGTGCCGGCATACTATAGAAGAGGTCATCAAGGCGTATTCACGGTAG
- a CDS encoding NADP-dependent oxidoreductase, with amino-acid sequence MKAIVVTDQAAGTAGMNLVERPEPQPSINDVVVQVYASGFVNTELGWPSTWTDRVGRDRTPSIPGHELAGVVTALGYGTTGLSVGQRVFGLTDWYRDGTLAEYAAVEARNLAPLPGDVDFTVGASLPISGLTAWQGLFEHGRLRAGQSVIAHGAAGAVGSMVTQLARLAGAYVIGTGRAADRQKALDFGANEFVDLQNEVLEDVGAVDLVFDVIGGDIGKRSARLVRAGGTLVSVVGPVQARPAEGLAVDFVVESDRAQLSAIVQRVRDGRLRTNIGTVSALYDAVATFNSTERRPGKTIISVHP; translated from the coding sequence ATGAAGGCGATAGTGGTGACGGACCAGGCTGCGGGAACGGCCGGGATGAACCTGGTGGAGCGGCCCGAGCCACAGCCATCGATCAACGATGTTGTCGTTCAGGTTTATGCCTCGGGATTCGTTAACACTGAGCTGGGTTGGCCTTCGACCTGGACCGATCGCGTCGGTCGTGACCGAACGCCCTCGATCCCCGGGCATGAGCTTGCCGGAGTGGTCACCGCCCTCGGCTATGGCACCACGGGGCTCTCGGTCGGACAGCGGGTGTTCGGCCTCACGGATTGGTATCGCGACGGCACTCTGGCCGAGTACGCGGCCGTCGAGGCACGAAACCTCGCGCCGCTGCCGGGCGACGTGGACTTCACGGTCGGCGCGAGCCTGCCGATCTCGGGCCTCACTGCGTGGCAGGGACTGTTCGAGCACGGCCGCCTTCGGGCAGGGCAGAGCGTCATCGCGCACGGCGCGGCTGGCGCCGTCGGGTCGATGGTGACGCAACTCGCACGATTGGCGGGCGCCTACGTCATCGGCACCGGACGCGCCGCCGATCGTCAGAAGGCGCTCGACTTCGGCGCGAACGAGTTCGTCGACCTCCAGAACGAGGTCCTGGAAGACGTCGGCGCCGTTGATCTCGTGTTCGATGTCATCGGCGGCGACATCGGGAAGCGGTCCGCGCGCCTGGTTCGAGCCGGAGGAACGCTCGTGTCCGTCGTCGGGCCGGTCCAGGCGCGGCCCGCCGAGGGCTTGGCGGTCGACTTCGTCGTGGAATCCGATCGCGCTCAACTGAGCGCGATTGTTCAGCGAGTGCGGGACGGACGGCTGCGCACGAACATCGGCACCGTCTCCGCCCTCTACGATGCCGTCGCCACCTTCAACTCAACCGAACGACGCCCCGGGAAGACGATCATCAGCGTTCATCCGTGA
- a CDS encoding family 10 glycosylhydrolase codes for MTSSRMVSALAAVWLAGCAPRPALITPAPANGPPPVVREFRGVWVAAVSNIDWPSRPGLPVDSQQTELIRLLDRTRELGLNAFILHVRPAGDALYQSSLEPWSEYLTGEQGRAPEPFYDPLEFAVREAHARGLELHAWFNPYRARHPSSRSAFAANHIARTRPDLVKRYGSFLWMDPGEDTVRKRTIEVIADVTRRYDVDGVHIDDYFYPYRERDSTGREIDFPDSAVYAGYRAAGGRLERGNWRRNNVDRFVAEMYQAVKSVKPWVKVGVSPIGSWRPNVTWQTRGFDAYESIYADARKWLMDGSLDYLVPQLYWPIARTDVSFPVLLDWWVKQNAKGRGLYAGLIPNNVSDTRWPGDEIVGQIYITRGNDGAHGHVHFSMRGLMPGGAFTRIAGADTLAPAVLDSINRARARTQARRDSMTAKLARETYAQPALIPAMP; via the coding sequence ATGACCTCGTCCAGGATGGTGTCTGCCCTGGCTGCCGTGTGGTTGGCCGGCTGTGCTCCCCGTCCAGCTCTGATTACGCCCGCGCCCGCGAATGGACCTCCGCCCGTCGTCCGGGAGTTCCGTGGTGTCTGGGTTGCCGCCGTCTCCAATATCGACTGGCCGTCGCGGCCCGGTCTCCCGGTCGATTCGCAGCAGACCGAGCTGATCCGTCTCCTCGATCGAACGCGCGAGCTCGGCCTCAACGCCTTCATTCTGCATGTGCGTCCGGCCGGCGACGCGCTCTACCAGTCGTCGCTCGAGCCGTGGTCCGAGTATCTCACGGGTGAGCAGGGCCGTGCGCCCGAGCCGTTTTACGATCCACTCGAGTTTGCCGTGCGCGAAGCGCATGCACGCGGTCTGGAGCTGCATGCGTGGTTCAATCCGTACCGCGCGCGTCATCCTTCGTCGCGCTCGGCGTTCGCTGCCAATCACATTGCCCGCACGCGTCCCGACCTGGTGAAGCGGTACGGCAGCTTTCTATGGATGGATCCGGGCGAGGATACCGTGCGCAAGCGCACCATCGAAGTCATCGCCGACGTGACGCGTCGTTACGATGTCGATGGCGTTCATATCGACGACTACTTCTATCCCTATCGCGAGCGGGATTCCACCGGCCGAGAGATCGACTTTCCCGATTCCGCAGTTTATGCCGGCTATCGTGCCGCAGGCGGGCGCCTCGAGCGCGGCAACTGGCGGCGCAACAATGTCGATCGCTTTGTCGCCGAGATGTACCAGGCAGTCAAGAGCGTGAAGCCGTGGGTGAAAGTGGGTGTCAGTCCGATCGGCAGCTGGCGGCCGAATGTAACGTGGCAGACGCGCGGCTTTGATGCATACGAGTCGATTTATGCCGACGCGCGCAAGTGGCTGATGGATGGCTCGCTCGACTACCTGGTTCCGCAGTTGTATTGGCCGATCGCGCGCACCGATGTCAGCTTTCCGGTTCTGCTCGACTGGTGGGTGAAACAGAACGCCAAAGGTCGCGGGTTGTATGCCGGCCTGATTCCCAACAATGTGAGTGACACCCGCTGGCCGGGCGACGAGATCGTCGGCCAGATCTACATCACGCGCGGAAATGACGGCGCGCACGGGCACGTGCATTTCAGCATGCGCGGATTAATGCCCGGCGGCGCGTTCACGCGCATCGCCGGTGCCGACACGCTCGCTCCTGCCGTGCTCGATTCGATAAATCGCGCGCGTGCGCGCACGCAGGCCCGCCGCGATTCCATGACTGCTAAGCTGGCGCGCGAGACTTACGCGCAGCCCGCGCTGATTCCCGCCATGCCCTAG
- a CDS encoding BrnA antitoxin family protein: MRKEYDLSKARRNPYAKRLKQSVTIRLDTSTIHYFKRLAAELDVPYQTLINFYLRDCAETRRRPTMHWRSSRNGAA; the protein is encoded by the coding sequence ATGAGAAAAGAGTACGATCTCTCCAAGGCCAGGCGAAATCCCTACGCCAAGCGTCTCAAACAGTCCGTAACCATTCGGCTCGACACCTCGACAATCCACTACTTCAAAAGACTCGCCGCGGAGCTGGACGTTCCGTACCAGACTCTCATCAATTTCTACCTTCGCGATTGTGCCGAGACGCGACGCCGGCCGACCATGCATTGGCGGTCTTCACGCAACGGCGCAGCATGA
- the msrA gene encoding peptide-methionine (S)-S-oxide reductase MsrA, which translates to MTSPTERAVLAGGCFWGMQDLIRRYPGVISTRVGYSGGDVPTATYRNHGTHAEAIEIIFDPQQISYRKLLGFFFQIHDPTTRNRQGNDIGMSYRSAIFYTSEEQKNTAIDTIADVEASGLWPGKVVTEVTPAGPFWEAEPEHQDYLERIPNGYTCHFVRPNWVLPRRDVSHPVDLPARSPARSSA; encoded by the coding sequence ATGACATCACCGACGGAACGCGCAGTCCTCGCCGGCGGCTGCTTTTGGGGAATGCAGGATCTCATTCGCCGCTATCCGGGAGTAATCTCGACGCGCGTCGGTTACAGTGGAGGTGACGTTCCGACTGCGACGTACCGGAATCACGGAACGCACGCCGAAGCGATCGAGATCATCTTCGATCCACAACAGATCAGCTATCGAAAGCTGCTCGGGTTTTTCTTCCAGATACACGACCCGACAACGCGCAACCGTCAGGGCAACGACATCGGGATGAGCTACCGCTCAGCGATTTTTTATACGAGCGAGGAGCAGAAAAACACGGCGATCGATACTATCGCCGACGTCGAGGCGTCAGGCCTGTGGCCGGGGAAAGTTGTAACCGAGGTGACGCCTGCCGGTCCATTCTGGGAAGCGGAGCCGGAGCATCAGGATTATCTCGAGCGTATTCCGAATGGTTACACGTGTCACTTCGTAAGGCCGAACTGGGTATTGCCCCGGCGGGACGTCAGCCACCCGGTGGACCTGCCTGCGAGATCTCCGGCTCGTTCCTCGGCTTGA
- a CDS encoding DUF5916 domain-containing protein, with translation MTLTSRLELAFLVLAATFSASPLVAQQTTKSQNDPRPSAQAARKSGPVVVDGKLDESAWSAATPIGELTQAVPNEGKPPSEKTELRVLYDDAAIYVGARMFDSMGRHGVRSALARRDVIMNGDNALTSDKIALVFDTFRNKNDRTWFELNPDGVKGDHQNGDSSFDPVWEGATNIDSLGWTAEFRIPYSQLRFSRDTVQSWGMQVSRTIDRLNEQDMWAFWRSNEFGGPAYFGTLNGIVVTSRPRQIEIVPYVTSRAKMGRVALNDPFHSKRETDFRAGGDVKLNVTSNLTLDATVNPDFGQVEVDPAVVNLSVFETTFSEKRPFFVSNSQYFSTGGFSCFFCNNVSSLSLIYTRRIGRSPQLSGVVGSRAEYLDATDATTILGAAKVTGRTSNGITVGLLDAVTNSETATFRVPGSTTNEEQEIEPLSNYFIGRLRKDLRGGATRIGTIGTLVSRRLKNPDEIQRLRSQAGAVGFDLDHRWSNRTYALNIQTALTGIKGDTAAIRRAQQSSARYYQRPGRDVTSDGLFDVDYDPTRTSLNGYGFFARLSKGTGNWLWETTQNWRSPGFEANDMGVLGRADYKWMLANVARQWTTPGSWYRFIFLSLGAQTQFNFEGDRTDLDYHSGFNAQFKNYWNTGIFTIVRPSHLDERLTRSGPTVKQYGYNFIGANLSGDQRKALVWGMNINLSTGRDNDEGNRVAYYPSLTIKPTTSVNIYIAPGWDHDFSAQQFVTSLSDPAAPAGFAGTRYVFGRLEQKTFSVDTRVNATFTPNLSLEMFAQPFLASGHYTSFREFQKPKSLDMTIFGRDNGSTVVANKAADGSTTTYTVDPDGNGAAAPFTFGNPDFNIRSLRGTAVVRWEYRPGSTVFFVWTQQREGFDDFGDFSFGRDRSALFRDRPTNIFQVKATYWLGR, from the coding sequence ATGACCCTCACTAGTCGGCTAGAGCTGGCGTTTCTCGTTCTCGCCGCAACGTTCAGCGCATCACCTCTCGTCGCCCAGCAGACCACAAAATCACAGAACGATCCCCGCCCATCCGCGCAGGCGGCACGCAAGAGTGGCCCGGTTGTGGTGGACGGAAAGCTCGATGAGAGCGCCTGGTCGGCAGCGACGCCGATCGGCGAGCTGACCCAGGCGGTCCCGAACGAGGGAAAGCCGCCAAGTGAGAAGACGGAGCTCCGGGTTCTTTACGACGATGCCGCCATCTACGTCGGCGCCCGGATGTTCGATTCCATGGGTCGGCATGGCGTTCGTTCCGCGCTGGCGCGGCGCGACGTCATCATGAACGGCGACAACGCGCTCACATCTGACAAGATTGCGCTCGTCTTCGACACGTTCCGCAACAAGAACGACCGGACGTGGTTCGAGCTCAATCCTGACGGCGTGAAGGGCGACCACCAGAACGGCGACAGTTCCTTCGATCCTGTGTGGGAAGGCGCGACCAATATCGACTCACTCGGCTGGACCGCCGAGTTCCGGATTCCGTATTCGCAGCTGAGGTTTTCCCGGGATACGGTTCAGTCATGGGGAATGCAGGTGTCGCGCACGATCGACCGGCTCAATGAACAGGACATGTGGGCGTTCTGGCGAAGCAACGAGTTCGGCGGGCCCGCCTATTTCGGAACGCTCAACGGAATTGTTGTCACGTCGCGCCCAAGGCAGATCGAGATCGTTCCCTACGTAACCTCGCGCGCAAAAATGGGGCGCGTTGCTTTGAATGATCCGTTTCATTCCAAGCGCGAGACGGATTTCCGCGCGGGAGGCGATGTGAAGCTCAACGTCACGTCGAATCTCACGCTCGATGCGACGGTGAATCCCGATTTCGGCCAGGTCGAAGTCGATCCCGCGGTGGTGAACCTCTCGGTGTTCGAGACAACGTTCAGCGAGAAGCGGCCATTCTTCGTTTCGAATTCGCAATACTTCTCGACGGGTGGATTCAGCTGCTTCTTCTGCAACAATGTCTCGAGCCTGTCGCTCATCTACACACGTCGCATCGGCCGCTCGCCCCAGTTGTCAGGCGTGGTCGGGTCTCGAGCCGAATACCTGGATGCCACTGACGCGACGACGATACTTGGAGCTGCGAAAGTCACCGGCCGCACGAGCAACGGAATCACAGTTGGTCTGCTCGACGCTGTCACAAACAGCGAGACAGCCACGTTCCGGGTTCCTGGCAGCACAACCAACGAGGAGCAGGAGATCGAGCCGCTGTCGAACTATTTCATCGGGCGGCTGCGAAAGGATCTCCGCGGCGGTGCGACGCGAATCGGGACTATCGGAACACTGGTGAGTCGCAGACTGAAGAATCCCGATGAGATCCAGCGGCTGAGGAGCCAGGCCGGAGCGGTGGGGTTCGACCTTGACCATCGCTGGAGCAATCGGACTTACGCTCTCAACATCCAGACGGCGCTCACCGGTATCAAGGGAGACACCGCGGCGATCCGCCGTGCGCAACAATCGAGTGCGCGGTACTACCAGCGCCCGGGCCGGGACGTAACCAGCGACGGATTATTCGACGTCGACTACGATCCCACGCGCACCTCGCTAAACGGCTACGGATTCTTCGCGCGCCTGTCGAAGGGAACCGGCAACTGGCTCTGGGAAACCACACAGAACTGGCGCAGCCCGGGATTCGAGGCGAACGACATGGGCGTGCTCGGCCGCGCCGACTACAAGTGGATGCTCGCAAATGTCGCGAGACAATGGACCACTCCGGGAAGCTGGTACCGATTCATCTTCCTGAGCCTCGGCGCCCAGACGCAGTTCAACTTTGAGGGTGATCGCACCGACCTCGATTACCACAGCGGGTTTAACGCGCAATTCAAGAACTACTGGAACACGGGGATATTCACGATCGTGCGCCCCAGCCACCTCGACGAGCGTCTTACGCGCAGTGGCCCGACCGTGAAGCAATACGGATATAACTTCATCGGTGCGAACCTCAGTGGCGATCAGCGCAAGGCGCTGGTGTGGGGAATGAACATCAACCTGAGCACCGGCCGCGACAACGATGAGGGAAATCGCGTGGCCTATTATCCGTCGCTGACGATCAAGCCGACGACGTCGGTGAACATCTACATCGCACCGGGGTGGGATCATGACTTTAGCGCGCAGCAGTTCGTCACGTCGCTGAGCGATCCGGCGGCGCCCGCAGGTTTCGCCGGCACACGGTACGTCTTCGGAAGGCTGGAGCAGAAGACGTTCTCCGTCGACACGCGCGTAAACGCGACGTTCACGCCGAATTTGTCACTCGAGATGTTTGCGCAACCGTTCCTGGCGAGCGGGCACTACACGAGCTTCAGGGAATTTCAGAAGCCGAAGTCCCTGGACATGACGATCTTCGGGCGCGACAACGGAAGCACCGTGGTTGCGAACAAGGCTGCGGATGGCTCGACGACAACGTATACCGTCGATCCGGATGGCAACGGAGCGGCCGCGCCGTTCACGTTCGGCAATCCGGACTTCAACATCCGGTCGCTGCGCGGCACGGCCGTGGTCCGATGGGAATACCGCCCAGGCTCGACCGTGTTCTTCGTGTGGACCCAACAGCGCGAGGGATTCGACGATTTCGGCGACTTCTCGTTCGGCCGCGACCGATCGGCGCTGTTCCGCGATCGCCCGACCAACATCTTCCAGGTGAAGGCGACGTACTGGCTCGGGCGCTGA